From one Luteipulveratus mongoliensis genomic stretch:
- a CDS encoding AzlD domain-containing protein, whose amino-acid sequence MNTWVMVLVACGAAYALKVLGYLVPAHLLEGPIVSRVVRLLPISLLAGLVVVQAFVGDGGRLEVDARAAGLVVAIIALLLRAPFIVVVVLAAATAAGLRAAGIG is encoded by the coding sequence ATGAATACCTGGGTGATGGTCCTGGTGGCCTGTGGAGCGGCGTACGCGCTGAAGGTGCTGGGCTACCTCGTGCCCGCTCACCTGCTCGAAGGCCCGATCGTCTCGCGGGTCGTACGGCTGCTGCCGATCTCCCTGCTGGCCGGCCTGGTCGTCGTGCAAGCCTTCGTCGGAGACGGAGGACGACTCGAAGTCGACGCGCGCGCCGCCGGGTTGGTGGTGGCCATCATCGCGCTGCTCCTGCGAGCGCCGTTCATCGTGGTGGTCGTGCTGGCTGCTGCCACCGCAGCAGGTCTGCGAGCAGCCGGAATCGGCTGA
- a CDS encoding DedA family protein — MIDQILSWVEQMMGSVWVYPALFGMSLLDALVPIFPSEAPLIMAGVYAGSDGTPNVVAVILSAGLGALIGDHLTFFIGRRLASRVDAVPPDSRRGRAIASAKTMLDKRGGMTLVIARFIPWGRIATTLVLGATGYPVRRFTAFDSLGVFLWAVHGCLMGYIGGAAFQHEPLKGLMLGIGMALVASALIEVGRALIARRRAARTNAPEPERAPADV, encoded by the coding sequence GTGATCGATCAGATCCTGAGCTGGGTCGAGCAGATGATGGGCTCGGTCTGGGTCTATCCGGCGTTGTTCGGGATGTCGTTGCTCGATGCCCTGGTGCCGATCTTTCCGAGCGAGGCGCCGCTGATCATGGCGGGTGTGTACGCCGGCTCGGACGGCACTCCGAACGTCGTCGCCGTGATCCTCTCGGCCGGTCTCGGCGCCCTGATCGGTGATCACCTCACCTTCTTCATCGGTCGCCGGCTCGCCTCGCGAGTGGACGCGGTCCCGCCCGACAGCCGCCGCGGCAGAGCGATCGCGAGCGCCAAGACGATGCTGGACAAGCGCGGTGGCATGACCCTCGTCATCGCGCGCTTCATCCCCTGGGGCCGAATCGCCACCACCCTTGTGCTCGGAGCAACGGGCTATCCCGTACGCCGGTTCACCGCTTTCGACAGCCTGGGCGTCTTCCTGTGGGCGGTTCACGGCTGCCTGATGGGTTATATCGGGGGAGCGGCCTTCCAGCACGAGCCGCTCAAGGGGCTGATGCTCGGCATCGGCATGGCGCTCGTCGCCTCGGCTCTCATCGAGGTCGGCCGAGCCCTGATCGCACGCCGGCGCGCGGCGCGCACGAACGCGCCCGAGCCGGAGCGCGCACCGGCGGATGTCTGA
- the dapB gene encoding 4-hydroxy-tetrahydrodipicolinate reductase — protein MTDLIKVAVIGASGRMGSQACQAVEAAEDLELVGRFDVGDDLGDLGGAQVAVELTVPDSSPANIAHCVEQGVHAVVGTTGWTDPRLAALRDQLAAKPEVGVLIAPNFAIGALLMMSFARQAARFYESVEVVETHHPDKVDAPSGTAARTASLIAEARREAGLGDVPDATTTDPDGARGARVDGVPVHALRLRGRVAHQEVAFGAIGEALTIRHDSFDRVSFMPGVLTGVRDVAGHPGLTVGLEHYLGL, from the coding sequence GTGACTGATCTGATCAAGGTGGCCGTGATCGGCGCATCCGGCCGCATGGGCTCGCAGGCGTGCCAGGCGGTCGAGGCTGCGGAGGACCTCGAGCTCGTGGGCCGGTTCGACGTCGGCGACGACCTCGGCGACCTCGGCGGTGCGCAGGTCGCAGTCGAGCTGACTGTGCCGGACTCCTCGCCGGCCAACATCGCGCACTGTGTCGAGCAGGGCGTGCACGCTGTCGTCGGCACCACGGGTTGGACCGACCCACGGCTCGCCGCGCTGCGCGACCAGCTCGCGGCCAAGCCGGAGGTCGGAGTGCTCATCGCGCCCAACTTCGCGATCGGCGCGCTGCTGATGATGTCGTTCGCCCGGCAGGCCGCCCGGTTCTACGAGTCCGTCGAGGTCGTGGAGACCCACCACCCGGACAAGGTCGACGCACCGTCCGGCACCGCGGCGAGGACCGCGTCACTCATTGCCGAGGCGCGACGTGAGGCCGGACTCGGAGACGTCCCCGACGCGACGACCACGGATCCCGACGGCGCTCGTGGGGCCCGCGTGGACGGCGTACCCGTGCATGCGCTGCGCCTTCGCGGCCGCGTCGCACACCAGGAGGTCGCCTTCGGTGCGATCGGTGAGGCGCTCACGATCCGACACGACTCGTTCGACCGGGTGAGCTTCATGCCCGGCGTGCTGACCGGCGTACGCGACGTGGCCGGGCACCCGGGGCTGACCGTCGGCCTCGAGCACTACCTGGGTCTGTAG
- a CDS encoding SDR family oxidoreductase, producing MTGYLITGGTGFIGRHVLPRLLEADATAEVHVLVRESSVSRLTRLASGWPGGDRVHALVGDLTAPGLGLGPSGAPMGIEHILHLGAIYDMTADADSQQAANVEGTSSVIDLALGLGAVLHHVSSIAVAGDYHGSYSEDQFDLGQHFPSPYHRTKFLAEQLVRGADGLHWQVYRPAVVVGDSRTGEMDKIDGPYYFFGLLRQLGRLPAALPVLLPEMGDTNVVPVDFVADAIVALMTRPQPDRSVWHLTSPRPQSMTELYNALAPAIGGPRGIGVLPREIAQAAMDLSGRAPLRTGRDLFAQQLGIPPVLLDALHLRTRFDADRTIDTLAGLSVALPDLADYAPALYGYWERELDPDRHRRPGPGGPLDGRHVVITGGSSGIGKESARLCASKGAKVIILARNELELKATESELRAEGGDVHAYACDLTDPDSVSVVVKTILTDHDHVDVLVNNAGRSIRRATLNATDRLHDYERTMAVNYFGAVHITLELLPQMAERKFGRVVNVSTIGVLAKGPRFGAYVASKAALDAFSDVTASETVSQHVTFTNIHMPLVRTRMIAATDTYDRMNVLTPQKAAAIVVKAIAEHPRRIDTPLGSLATVGHFLTPSLTAFIQHQMFLMFPDSAAAASTGATRSADGGNDAGSDTFDIALNVRDRVGRAARPVGRIAERSGVAGLARDAVRLIPGIHW from the coding sequence ATGACGGGTTATCTGATCACCGGAGGCACGGGCTTCATCGGGAGGCACGTGCTGCCGCGTCTCCTCGAGGCGGACGCGACCGCTGAGGTCCATGTCCTCGTACGCGAGTCCTCGGTCTCCCGACTGACGAGGCTGGCGAGCGGGTGGCCGGGAGGTGACCGCGTGCATGCCCTCGTCGGGGACCTCACAGCACCCGGGCTGGGGCTCGGTCCCAGTGGCGCACCCATGGGGATCGAGCACATCCTGCACCTCGGCGCGATCTACGACATGACTGCCGATGCGGACAGCCAGCAGGCGGCCAACGTCGAGGGCACCTCGTCGGTCATCGACCTGGCTCTGGGGCTCGGTGCGGTGCTGCACCACGTCTCGTCCATCGCAGTGGCCGGCGACTACCACGGGAGCTATTCAGAGGATCAGTTCGATCTCGGGCAGCACTTCCCCTCGCCCTACCACCGCACCAAGTTCCTGGCCGAGCAGCTCGTCCGCGGCGCGGACGGCCTGCACTGGCAGGTCTACCGGCCGGCCGTCGTCGTGGGGGACTCCCGCACCGGCGAGATGGACAAGATCGACGGCCCGTACTACTTCTTCGGGCTGCTGAGGCAGCTCGGTCGGCTGCCTGCGGCGCTGCCCGTCCTGCTGCCCGAGATGGGTGATACCAACGTCGTCCCGGTCGACTTCGTCGCCGACGCCATCGTCGCGCTGATGACGCGTCCGCAGCCGGACCGCAGCGTGTGGCACCTGACCAGTCCTCGGCCGCAGAGCATGACCGAGCTCTACAACGCGCTCGCCCCGGCCATCGGTGGTCCGCGCGGCATCGGCGTGCTGCCTCGCGAAATCGCCCAAGCCGCAATGGATCTCAGCGGTCGCGCACCACTGCGGACCGGCCGGGACCTGTTCGCCCAGCAGCTCGGCATCCCGCCGGTTCTGCTCGATGCCCTGCACCTGCGCACCCGCTTCGACGCCGACCGCACGATCGACACCCTGGCCGGACTCAGCGTCGCGCTGCCCGACCTGGCCGACTACGCCCCGGCGCTCTACGGCTACTGGGAGCGTGAGCTCGATCCCGACCGGCACCGCAGACCCGGACCGGGTGGGCCGCTCGACGGACGCCACGTGGTGATCACCGGCGGCTCCTCCGGCATCGGCAAGGAGTCGGCACGGCTGTGCGCGTCGAAGGGCGCGAAGGTCATCATCCTGGCCCGCAACGAGCTCGAGCTGAAGGCCACCGAGTCCGAGCTGCGGGCAGAGGGTGGCGACGTGCACGCCTACGCGTGCGACCTCACCGATCCGGACTCGGTCAGCGTGGTGGTCAAGACGATCCTGACGGACCACGACCACGTCGATGTCCTCGTCAACAACGCCGGCCGCTCGATCCGGCGAGCCACGCTGAACGCGACCGACCGGCTGCACGACTACGAGCGCACCATGGCCGTGAACTACTTCGGGGCAGTGCACATCACCCTCGAGCTGCTGCCGCAGATGGCCGAGCGCAAGTTCGGACGCGTCGTCAATGTCTCGACGATCGGTGTGCTCGCCAAGGGTCCGCGCTTCGGCGCGTACGTCGCCTCCAAGGCGGCGCTCGATGCGTTCAGCGACGTCACCGCAAGCGAGACCGTCTCGCAGCACGTCACGTTCACCAACATCCACATGCCACTCGTGCGTACCCGGATGATCGCGGCCACCGACACCTATGACCGAATGAACGTCCTCACGCCACAGAAGGCTGCCGCCATCGTGGTGAAGGCGATCGCGGAGCACCCGCGCCGCATCGACACGCCCCTGGGCAGCCTGGCGACCGTGGGCCACTTCCTGACGCCGTCGCTGACGGCCTTCATCCAGCACCAGATGTTCTTGATGTTCCCGGACTCAGCGGCCGCCGCGTCGACGGGCGCCACCCGTAGCGCCGACGGTGGCAACGACGCCGGCAGCGACACGTTCGACATCGCGCTGAACGTCCGCGACCGGGTCGGGCGGGCCGCGCGTCCGGTCGGTCGGATCGCGGAGCGTTCGGGTGTCGCTGGACTGGCGCGCGATGCCGTACGCCTGATCCCTGGCATCCACTGGTAG
- a CDS encoding polyribonucleotide nucleotidyltransferase: MEGPEITFAEATIDNGSFGTRTVRFETGRLAKQAGGAVLCYLDDETTLLSTTAAGKHPREGFDFFPLTVDVEERMYAAGKIPGSFFRREGRPGTDAILTCRLIDRPLRPAFVKGLRNEVQVVITVLALNPDHQYDVLAINGASISTQISGLPFSGPIGATRVSLIDGQWVAFPNFSDAARSTFDMVVAGRVVGDDVAIMMVEAESTESTWDLVKNQGKQAPTEEIVAEGLEASKKFIKVLCEAQADLASKAAKEVQEFPLFLDYQDDVLEAVSKDSTDQVRAALTIAAKQEREDKLDELKEALKAELAGEGKRFEGRDKEVSAAFKSVQKALIRERILKDKVRIDGRGLADIRALSAEVEVLPRVHGSAIFERGETQIMGVTTLNMLRMEQQLDTLSPVTRKRYMHNYNFPPYSTGETGRVGSPKRREIGHGALAERALMPVLPTREEFPYAIRQVSEALSSNGSTSMGSVCASTLALLNAGVPLRAPVAGIAMGLVSAEVDGKTEYAALTDILGAEDAFGDMDFKVAGTREFVTAIQLDTKLDGIPADVLGGALTQARDARLHILDVMNEAIDAPDEMSPFAPRVIAVKVPVDKIGEVIGPKGKMINQIQEDTGADISIEDDGTVYIGATDGPSAEAARAAINAIANPQMPEVGERFLGTVVKTTTFGAFVSLLPGKDGLLHISEVRKLVGGKRIDAVEDVLKIGQKVQVELKEIDPRGKLSLAVVEEAGAGNNDAPATDAPAAEAPAAEAPVNDAPAAEAPVNDAPAAAPADQGADAPSDDSDSDSEDGGEERKRQRRRRGGRGRGRGNDGGDKAEGGSADAEPVNAGAVSEDA, translated from the coding sequence ATGGAGGGTCCAGAGATCACTTTCGCCGAAGCCACCATTGACAACGGCTCGTTCGGCACCCGCACCGTCCGGTTCGAGACGGGCCGCCTGGCCAAGCAGGCCGGCGGAGCAGTCCTTTGCTACCTGGATGACGAGACCACGCTGCTGTCGACGACAGCCGCTGGCAAGCACCCGCGCGAAGGCTTCGACTTCTTCCCGCTGACGGTGGATGTCGAGGAGCGCATGTACGCCGCGGGCAAGATCCCCGGCAGCTTCTTCCGGCGTGAGGGTCGTCCCGGTACGGACGCGATCCTCACCTGCCGTCTGATCGACCGCCCCCTGCGCCCGGCCTTCGTGAAGGGTCTGCGCAACGAGGTCCAGGTCGTCATCACGGTGCTCGCGCTCAACCCCGACCACCAGTACGACGTGCTCGCCATCAACGGCGCGTCCATCTCCACGCAGATCTCGGGTCTGCCGTTCTCCGGTCCGATCGGCGCGACTCGCGTCTCGCTGATCGACGGCCAGTGGGTTGCGTTCCCGAACTTCTCCGACGCGGCGCGCTCGACGTTCGACATGGTCGTCGCCGGTCGTGTTGTCGGTGACGACGTCGCGATCATGATGGTTGAGGCCGAGTCGACCGAGTCGACCTGGGACCTGGTCAAGAACCAGGGCAAGCAGGCGCCGACCGAGGAGATCGTGGCCGAGGGCCTCGAGGCCTCCAAGAAGTTCATCAAGGTGCTGTGCGAGGCGCAGGCCGACCTGGCTTCCAAGGCTGCCAAGGAGGTTCAGGAGTTCCCGCTGTTCCTGGACTACCAGGACGACGTGCTCGAGGCCGTCAGCAAGGACAGCACCGACCAGGTGCGCGCCGCGCTGACCATCGCCGCCAAGCAGGAGCGCGAGGACAAGCTCGACGAGCTCAAGGAGGCCCTCAAGGCCGAGCTCGCGGGCGAGGGCAAGCGTTTCGAGGGTCGCGACAAGGAAGTCTCCGCGGCCTTCAAGTCGGTCCAGAAGGCGCTCATCCGTGAGCGCATCCTCAAGGACAAGGTCCGCATCGACGGCCGTGGCCTGGCCGACATCCGCGCCCTGAGCGCCGAGGTCGAGGTGCTGCCGCGCGTGCACGGCTCGGCGATCTTCGAGCGCGGCGAGACCCAGATCATGGGTGTCACCACGCTCAACATGCTGCGCATGGAGCAGCAGCTGGACACCCTGTCGCCGGTGACCCGCAAGCGCTACATGCACAACTACAACTTCCCGCCCTACTCCACCGGTGAGACCGGTCGAGTCGGTTCGCCGAAGCGTCGCGAGATCGGTCACGGTGCGCTCGCCGAGCGTGCCCTGATGCCGGTGCTGCCGACGCGCGAGGAGTTCCCGTACGCCATCCGCCAGGTGTCGGAGGCGCTCAGCTCCAACGGCTCCACCTCGATGGGTTCGGTCTGCGCCTCGACGCTGGCCCTGCTCAACGCCGGTGTGCCGCTGCGCGCGCCCGTTGCCGGTATCGCGATGGGTCTGGTCTCGGCTGAGGTCGACGGCAAGACCGAGTACGCCGCGCTCACCGACATCCTCGGAGCCGAGGACGCTTTCGGCGACATGGACTTCAAGGTCGCCGGCACGCGCGAGTTCGTCACGGCCATCCAGCTCGACACCAAGCTCGACGGCATCCCCGCCGACGTGCTGGGCGGCGCGCTGACCCAGGCCCGCGACGCGCGTCTGCACATCCTGGACGTCATGAACGAGGCCATCGACGCGCCCGACGAGATGAGCCCGTTCGCTCCTCGCGTCATCGCGGTCAAGGTTCCGGTCGACAAGATCGGTGAGGTCATCGGCCCGAAGGGCAAGATGATCAACCAGATCCAGGAGGACACCGGCGCCGACATCTCCATCGAGGACGACGGCACCGTCTACATCGGCGCGACCGATGGTCCTTCGGCCGAGGCTGCGCGCGCGGCGATCAACGCGATCGCCAACCCGCAGATGCCCGAGGTCGGGGAGCGCTTCCTCGGCACCGTGGTCAAGACGACCACGTTCGGTGCGTTCGTCTCGCTGCTCCCGGGCAAGGACGGTCTGCTGCACATCTCCGAGGTGCGCAAGCTCGTCGGTGGCAAGCGGATCGACGCGGTCGAGGATGTCCTGAAGATCGGCCAGAAGGTTCAGGTCGAGCTCAAGGAGATCGACCCGCGCGGCAAGCTCTCGCTCGCCGTGGTCGAGGAGGCCGGTGCGGGCAACAACGACGCTCCGGCCACCGACGCTCCGGCCGCTGAGGCGCCCGCTGCCGAGGCTCCGGTCAACGACGCTCCTGCTGCCGAGGCTCCGGTCAACGACGCTCCTGCGGCGGCTCCGGCCGACCAGGGTGCCGACGCGCCGTCCGACGACAGTGACAGCGACTCCGAGGACGGTGGCGAGGAGCGCAAGCGCCAGCGTCGTCGTCGCGGTGGTCGTGGTCGCGGTCGCGGCAACGACGGTGGCGACAAGGCCGAGGGCGGCTCGGCCGACGCCGAGCCCGTCAACGCTGGTGCGGTGTCCGAGGACGCCTGA
- the rpsO gene encoding 30S ribosomal protein S15, whose amino-acid sequence MPLDTATKKQIMDEYATKDGDTGSPEVQVAMLTQRIKDLTEHSRQHPHDHHSRRGLLLLVGQRKRMLRYLESVDIERYRALIKRLGLRR is encoded by the coding sequence ATGCCTTTGGACACTGCCACCAAGAAGCAGATCATGGACGAGTACGCCACCAAGGACGGCGACACCGGCTCGCCCGAGGTGCAGGTCGCGATGCTGACGCAGCGCATCAAGGACCTCACCGAGCACTCGCGCCAGCACCCCCACGACCACCACAGCCGTCGTGGCCTCCTGCTCCTCGTCGGCCAGCGCAAGCGGATGCTGCGCTACCTCGAGAGCGTTGACATCGAGCGCTACCGCGCGCTGATCAAGCGACTGGGTCTGCGTCGCTGA
- the dhaK gene encoding dihydroxyacetone kinase subunit DhaK, whose product MKKLINDPKDVVVEALRGMAGAHPDHLRVDLDNKVIYRKDAPVKGKVGLVSGGGSGHEPMHGGFVGLGMLDAACAGEVFTSPVPDQMEAATQAVDGGAGVLHIVKNYTGDVMNFEMAAEMADADSGVEVRTVVTNDDVAVKDSLYTAGRRGVGVTVLLEKLVGAAAEEGRPLAQVADLATRINESGRSMGLALTSCTVPAAGKPTFELGDDEFELGIGIHGEPGRERKAMAPARELAEQLLEPILDDLPRSSGQPVIAFVNGMGGTPLLELYLMFNEVSTILEKANIPISRSLVGNYITSLEMAGCSVTLQTADDDLIHLWDAPVNTPGLRWGA is encoded by the coding sequence ATGAAGAAGCTCATCAACGACCCCAAGGACGTGGTCGTCGAGGCCCTGCGCGGGATGGCCGGCGCACACCCCGATCACCTTCGTGTCGACCTGGACAACAAAGTGATCTACCGCAAGGACGCACCGGTCAAGGGCAAGGTCGGCCTGGTGTCCGGCGGCGGATCCGGGCACGAGCCCATGCACGGCGGCTTCGTCGGACTCGGCATGCTCGACGCCGCCTGCGCCGGTGAGGTCTTCACGTCTCCCGTGCCGGACCAGATGGAAGCGGCAACGCAGGCGGTCGACGGTGGCGCGGGCGTCCTGCACATCGTGAAGAACTACACCGGCGACGTGATGAACTTCGAGATGGCGGCCGAGATGGCCGATGCGGACAGCGGCGTCGAGGTGCGCACGGTCGTCACCAACGACGACGTCGCGGTCAAGGACTCGCTCTACACGGCCGGCCGCCGAGGAGTCGGTGTCACGGTGCTGCTCGAGAAGCTCGTCGGTGCCGCCGCCGAGGAGGGCCGGCCCCTCGCCCAGGTCGCCGATCTCGCGACGAGGATCAACGAGAGCGGCCGCAGCATGGGCCTGGCGCTCACCTCGTGCACGGTGCCGGCGGCCGGCAAGCCAACCTTCGAGCTCGGTGACGACGAGTTCGAGCTGGGCATCGGGATCCACGGTGAGCCCGGCCGCGAGCGCAAGGCCATGGCACCGGCGCGAGAGCTCGCCGAACAGCTGCTGGAGCCCATCCTCGACGACCTTCCCCGCAGCAGCGGTCAGCCCGTCATCGCGTTCGTCAACGGCATGGGCGGCACTCCCCTGCTCGAGCTGTACCTCATGTTCAACGAGGTCAGCACGATCCTCGAGAAGGCCAACATCCCGATCTCGCGATCGTTGGTCGGCAACTACATCACCTCGTTGGAGATGGCCGGCTGCTCGGTGACTCTGCAGACGGCCGACGACGACCTGATCCATCTCTGGGACGCGCCCGTCAACACTCCCGGCCTGAGGTGGGGCGCCTGA
- the dhaL gene encoding dihydroxyacetone kinase subunit DhaL, whose product MATQDRFVEWLGDLAQTMAESQEHLTELDSAIGDADHGSNMARGTAAVAELLDGEFPDTASLLKKAGMTLVSTVGGASGPLYGTFFIRLAGPLAGKSDVSAAELGAALRAGVDGVLQRGKAEPGDKTMYDAWAPALAAYDEAVTGGSDLGPALGAAAKAAAEGRDATGPLVARKGRASYLGERSAGHIDPGAASTTLLLESAARTLR is encoded by the coding sequence ATGGCGACTCAGGACCGGTTCGTGGAATGGCTGGGCGATCTCGCACAGACCATGGCTGAGTCGCAGGAGCACCTCACCGAGCTCGACTCGGCCATCGGCGACGCCGACCACGGCAGCAACATGGCCCGCGGTACGGCTGCCGTCGCCGAGCTCCTCGACGGCGAGTTCCCTGATACCGCAAGCCTTCTCAAGAAGGCTGGTATGACACTGGTCAGCACGGTGGGTGGGGCGAGCGGCCCGCTCTACGGCACCTTCTTCATCCGGCTCGCCGGGCCGTTGGCGGGCAAGTCTGATGTGTCCGCAGCTGAGCTGGGCGCCGCGTTGCGGGCCGGCGTGGACGGCGTACTCCAACGAGGCAAGGCCGAGCCGGGCGACAAGACGATGTACGACGCGTGGGCACCCGCGCTGGCGGCCTACGACGAGGCGGTCACCGGCGGGTCGGACCTCGGGCCTGCGCTGGGGGCTGCTGCCAAGGCAGCAGCCGAGGGTCGCGACGCGACTGGTCCGCTGGTCGCGAGGAAGGGCCGCGCCAGCTATCTCGGCGAGCGCAGCGCGGGTCACATCGACCCCGGCGCCGCGAGTACGACGCTGCTGCTGGAGTCCGCCGCCCGCACGCTGCGCTGA
- the ptsP gene encoding phosphoenolpyruvate--protein phosphotransferase has translation MIGIVVVSHSRALAEAAVALAAEMVDEAGRPTTVIAAGLDDGSFGTDAVAVAEALVAADSGDGVLVMVDLGSAVLSAEMALEFIDPDTVARVRLTPAPLVEGLVAATVAASTGSGLAAVAAEAERGLTAKESHLGEPTEGAATDGETAAPSYDHQSEIVVPNAHGLHARPAAAFVRLVAGHDADVRVRNLDSGRGPVDARSLSGVATLDARQGHRLLVESTGSGAVDILRALESFAAQGFGDDIDASSPSSASAEPTRGSGLDVAIGPALVVGRAVDLSSYAPQEPAGERRRLDEALAAVRARLGTLSRDAAAQLGEDAGAVFEAHLAMLDDPGVLTPVRAAVDSGVPAPEAYADRMDSLSAEFAGLADPYQRERAQDVTSVRDRVLAALSGVPLDDVPDGQGVLVVETLDPATAAALDATQIIGVVTRSGGATGHGVLLARARGIPLIDDVHEAEGVATGDVVAFDASSRRFVARPDEATTQEFERLVRDRTGERDDAVAHADEPVVLADGTTVHVMANIASVADARSAAELGADGAGLLRTELLFADRGEMPSVREQAEAYVEVARALGGPMTIRTWDVGADKPLSYLPLPREDNPFLGRRGLRAFEDAPGALVDQLEAVCRAAAEAPSPMRVMFPMVTTPDEVDWALSRLDEAAERVGGRPDNLQVGVMIEVPAAALTAAEITRRLDFVSIGTNDLTQYVMAAERGNGGVAHLLDPGSPAVLRLIEIVCREVRSGVEVAVCGDAASRPDLAERLVSLGIRELSASPPAIPVVKARLRRAALDS, from the coding sequence ATGATCGGGATCGTCGTGGTCTCCCACAGCAGGGCGCTGGCGGAGGCTGCGGTGGCGCTGGCCGCGGAGATGGTCGATGAGGCCGGTCGCCCGACCACGGTCATCGCGGCCGGGTTGGACGACGGCTCGTTCGGCACCGACGCCGTGGCCGTCGCCGAGGCCCTTGTCGCCGCCGACAGCGGGGACGGCGTGCTCGTGATGGTCGACCTCGGCAGCGCCGTGCTGAGTGCCGAGATGGCGCTGGAGTTCATCGACCCCGACACCGTTGCACGGGTGCGACTCACGCCTGCGCCGCTTGTCGAGGGTCTGGTGGCCGCCACGGTGGCCGCCTCGACTGGCAGCGGTCTCGCGGCGGTCGCGGCCGAGGCCGAGCGAGGACTCACAGCCAAGGAGTCGCATCTCGGCGAGCCGACCGAGGGTGCGGCGACGGACGGGGAGACCGCCGCTCCGTCGTACGACCACCAGTCCGAGATCGTGGTGCCCAACGCGCACGGTCTGCATGCCCGCCCGGCCGCCGCTTTCGTCCGCCTGGTCGCCGGCCATGACGCGGACGTGCGCGTCCGCAACCTCGACTCCGGCCGTGGTCCGGTCGATGCGCGCAGCCTCAGCGGCGTCGCGACACTTGACGCGCGACAGGGCCATCGTCTGCTCGTCGAGTCCACCGGATCCGGCGCAGTCGACATCCTGCGAGCGCTGGAATCCTTTGCGGCACAAGGGTTTGGCGATGACATCGACGCCAGCTCTCCTTCTTCTGCGAGCGCCGAGCCAACTCGTGGTTCGGGTCTGGACGTCGCGATCGGGCCGGCACTCGTCGTGGGCCGAGCGGTGGACCTGAGCTCGTACGCGCCCCAGGAGCCTGCCGGCGAGCGGCGGCGTCTCGACGAGGCGCTGGCTGCCGTACGCGCTCGGCTCGGCACGCTCTCGCGGGACGCTGCTGCGCAGCTCGGCGAGGACGCCGGTGCGGTGTTCGAGGCACACCTCGCGATGCTCGACGACCCCGGCGTGCTGACCCCCGTGCGCGCCGCTGTGGACAGTGGGGTGCCTGCACCGGAGGCGTACGCCGATCGGATGGACTCCCTGAGCGCTGAGTTCGCGGGGCTCGCCGATCCCTACCAGCGTGAACGGGCGCAGGACGTCACCAGCGTCCGCGACCGGGTGCTGGCCGCGCTCTCGGGTGTGCCTCTCGATGACGTGCCTGACGGTCAGGGTGTCCTGGTCGTGGAGACGCTGGACCCAGCCACTGCGGCCGCGCTCGATGCAACGCAGATCATCGGCGTGGTCACCCGGTCCGGTGGTGCGACCGGGCATGGCGTTCTGCTCGCCCGGGCACGCGGCATCCCGCTCATCGATGACGTCCACGAGGCCGAGGGCGTCGCTACGGGAGACGTCGTGGCGTTCGACGCGTCATCACGACGGTTCGTCGCCCGGCCCGACGAAGCCACGACCCAGGAGTTCGAGCGGCTCGTGCGGGACCGGACCGGCGAGCGCGACGACGCGGTCGCCCACGCTGATGAGCCTGTCGTACTCGCGGACGGCACCACGGTGCACGTCATGGCCAACATCGCGTCCGTCGCCGATGCGCGTTCCGCCGCTGAGCTCGGCGCAGATGGCGCAGGGCTGCTGCGTACGGAGCTGCTGTTCGCCGACCGGGGAGAGATGCCGTCCGTGCGGGAGCAAGCGGAGGCGTACGTCGAGGTCGCGCGGGCGCTCGGCGGTCCGATGACCATCCGGACCTGGGACGTCGGCGCGGACAAGCCGTTGTCGTACTTGCCCCTCCCCCGTGAGGACAACCCGTTCCTCGGACGGCGCGGGCTGCGCGCCTTCGAGGACGCACCAGGGGCGCTCGTCGACCAGCTCGAGGCGGTCTGCCGGGCCGCGGCTGAGGCGCCGAGCCCGATGCGGGTGATGTTCCCGATGGTGACGACGCCGGACGAGGTGGACTGGGCGCTCTCGCGACTGGACGAGGCCGCGGAGCGGGTCGGTGGGCGACCGGACAACCTGCAGGTCGGCGTCATGATCGAGGTGCCGGCCGCGGCTCTCACCGCCGCGGAGATCACCAGGCGTCTCGACTTCGTCAGTATCGGCACCAACGACCTCACCCAGTACGTCATGGCCGCCGAGCGCGGCAATGGCGGCGTCGCACACCTGCTGGACCCCGGCAGCCCCGCGGTGCTGCGCCTGATCGAGATCGTCTGCCGCGAGGTGCGCTCGGGCGTCGAGGTAGCCGTATGCGGTGATGCGGCAAGCCGGCCAGACCTTGCAGAACGCCTGGTATCCCTCGGCATTCGAGAGCTGAGTGCGAGCCCTCCCGCCATCCCCGTGGTCAAGGCGAGGTTGCGCCGAGCCGCGCTCGATTCGTGA